One Enterobacter cloacae subsp. cloacae ATCC 13047 genomic window carries:
- the traI gene encoding conjugative transfer relaxase/helicase TraI, producing the protein MMSVAPVASAGEAAGYYSNSDNYYFLGSLQSLWMGEGAKALGLEGNVRGDDLTAVLEGRLPDGSRLGKEVNGQHVHRPGHDLTFSAPKSVSILALIGNDKEMVEAHNHAVRVAAGYVEKLISARDTKDGVTSIVHTGKMVAAAYTHDTSRNLDPQLHTHLLIANMTEYAGKWKALATDYIHNAGFIETVMKHQVTLGKIYRSALRERVEALGHEVEEVGKHGMWEIMGVPEDVRDEYSSRGREIQGAVGAEATLRSRDVAAKDTRRAKVDPSRMRLMERWLGQMKEKGFDLKAYQESVVPRDAGLRETATHPERDHLAKPVPAGPELASLQTSSTAEKSVDTPAQPAERESQSRQPVPQQIDTLSQPAQTRPEKTPATRSFPAAQLDTEIPRPELTEAVRLAISQLSDSKTRFTFGELMMTTAELSEQLPEIQDIRVAIDAALKDGMIVPLDSEKGVFTSRIHLLDELSIQALSQEHLKSTKVVSFTRPAQYAPAALEVVEKDALVLMNAPSGVAGIRDLTAQLAGIAGANGRDVQVLASSAERAISLAKSDDLRERIISRQHVLSGDFHLKPQSTLIIEGAERLGLKETLVLLGEARAQDAQLVFLDSAGRQANGNAMSVLESAGVARSRRTEPAPRLEAEVVSIPNKRDRYEALANRFAELSGGTENVTAVVVGRREQAQLTGLVREALQNAGQLGRDGVEIEARQPVWLDSKTRRMPGSYRPGMVLEDRADAKERKSYVIDRVHEDTRVLSLIDGDGVLTRMKIGDISADWRLFSRETLSVATGEKLLSVAGDREHSLKAKDRLEVTGISEKGIEVKRGEDTLTLPKDQPLYLSHAYVTAPGGRDNDTGVVLAALNSRDISTQTMNSLAQSGHRAEVFTAEVQDRAEARLQRMKTNASPVQLVRNLSGHQDISQAVDSLHDRVRTDAGLAVWRAINDQRTVVISELKLATEAQKYHPDLEAIGNEIGAMIKNGELLSVSAGGEPVLVSRSTWEMEKAILRVVEEGKGTQQPLLEQVPEAVLNGLTDGQKKATTLVLGTTDQFIGIQGYAGVGKTTQLKAVISALETLPADVRPVMTGLAPTHQAVKEMSDVGVRAQTIKSFVVEHDQATAGGGKPDYKGQVFLIDESSMAGNQDTAALFQAIASGGGRAVSMGDIDQFEAVDVGAPFKLMQERSPMDVAIMKQIVRQKDLQLRGAVHDIIDNRIDAALQRIETQPADRVARSASAALPESAIQETETPVNDIVADWKDRTPEARSRTLIIAQLNADRKAINAGIHATLAARGELGEKAIKVPVLDKITHTRHAFNKTEAWEPGMVVKRGDRYQDVVAVDRNGSTVTVRDEEGKIALVSPKELITGDVQLFRRSEMEVRSGDLLKFTATDREQGQMANQRYTVESVSEEGNIRLKGENGRVTINPEKVRAQQHLDYGWAVTGYGAQGASSDYVIALEGTKDGRKALASRRAFYISASRVKEHVQIYTDGKADWVKAVKTPERDIKTAHDALAPETQRKQAKAIWAMGQPVNKTAIGRAWVRHQGMQDASLTAKIIPATRRFPEPALALPVYDNNGRSAGLALVSLVASPEGRMTQGETRMVMTERARGAVLQRSQSGNTIVASDLTAALDAVRNNPKDGVVWQTGDEPPSAWLLKVSGGTKQDVSPGIVSTLTDEQSVQQLREQMLADLVRNEEASRSRQPESLLAEVPQEEVIRLKPEDINPRKPEPLNPDADVIARVRGEENTDGREIKAAAGVRSELEGADKASGEQSRASRVIADLANAERDMLRAAENTERGRTPEREEQTLTRTIQKER; encoded by the coding sequence ATGATGTCAGTCGCCCCAGTAGCGTCAGCCGGCGAGGCTGCAGGCTACTACAGCAATTCCGATAACTACTATTTTCTGGGCAGCCTTCAGAGCCTCTGGATGGGGGAAGGTGCAAAAGCGCTGGGCCTTGAGGGCAATGTCCGTGGCGATGATCTGACGGCCGTGCTCGAGGGGCGTCTTCCGGACGGCTCACGGCTTGGCAAGGAGGTTAACGGACAGCATGTCCACCGCCCGGGTCATGACCTGACCTTTTCAGCCCCCAAAAGCGTGTCTATTCTGGCACTCATCGGTAACGATAAAGAAATGGTGGAGGCGCATAATCACGCCGTCCGTGTGGCGGCCGGCTATGTGGAGAAGCTCATCTCGGCCCGCGATACGAAAGACGGCGTTACGTCCATCGTACACACCGGCAAGATGGTAGCGGCCGCCTATACGCATGATACCTCGCGCAATCTTGACCCGCAGCTGCACACCCATCTCCTGATTGCCAACATGACGGAGTATGCGGGCAAATGGAAAGCCCTGGCCACGGACTATATCCATAACGCCGGCTTTATCGAGACCGTCATGAAGCACCAGGTCACGCTCGGGAAAATCTATCGCAGCGCGCTGCGTGAGCGGGTTGAAGCACTCGGTCATGAAGTGGAAGAAGTAGGCAAGCATGGTATGTGGGAGATCATGGGCGTTCCGGAAGACGTCAGGGACGAATATTCTTCACGGGGCCGGGAAATTCAGGGGGCCGTGGGGGCTGAAGCCACGCTGCGCAGCCGGGATGTGGCCGCCAAAGACACCCGCAGGGCGAAAGTTGACCCTTCACGTATGCGCCTGATGGAGCGCTGGCTGGGCCAGATGAAGGAGAAGGGATTTGACCTGAAGGCGTATCAGGAGAGCGTGGTGCCGCGTGATGCAGGTCTTCGTGAGACCGCGACTCATCCGGAGCGAGATCACCTGGCTAAGCCGGTTCCTGCCGGGCCTGAACTGGCTTCTCTGCAGACGTCGTCCACGGCAGAAAAGAGCGTCGATACACCTGCTCAACCCGCAGAACGGGAGAGCCAGTCCCGTCAGCCTGTACCACAGCAGATTGACACGCTGAGTCAGCCGGCACAGACCAGACCCGAAAAGACGCCGGCGACCAGGAGCTTTCCTGCAGCGCAGCTGGACACTGAAATACCCCGCCCGGAACTGACTGAGGCTGTCCGTCTGGCCATCTCGCAGCTCAGCGACAGTAAAACGCGCTTCACCTTTGGCGAGCTGATGATGACCACGGCGGAGCTGAGCGAACAGCTGCCGGAGATTCAGGATATTCGCGTGGCCATCGATGCGGCGCTGAAGGACGGCATGATTGTGCCGCTGGACAGTGAGAAAGGGGTCTTCACCTCCCGTATTCACCTGCTGGATGAACTCTCGATCCAGGCGCTGAGTCAGGAACATCTCAAATCCACAAAAGTCGTCAGTTTCACCCGTCCGGCGCAGTACGCGCCGGCGGCGCTGGAAGTCGTGGAGAAAGACGCCCTGGTTCTGATGAATGCCCCGTCAGGCGTAGCGGGTATCCGGGACCTGACCGCGCAGCTGGCCGGTATTGCCGGCGCGAACGGTCGTGACGTTCAGGTGCTGGCCAGCTCTGCCGAGCGCGCCATTTCGCTGGCGAAATCCGACGATTTGCGGGAACGGATTATCAGCCGGCAGCATGTTCTGAGCGGTGATTTCCACCTGAAACCCCAGAGCACGCTGATTATCGAAGGGGCAGAGCGTCTGGGGCTAAAGGAGACGCTGGTTCTGCTGGGCGAAGCGCGCGCGCAGGACGCACAGCTGGTCTTTCTCGACAGTGCCGGGCGTCAGGCGAACGGTAATGCCATGTCCGTACTGGAGTCCGCGGGGGTTGCCCGCTCCCGCCGCACTGAGCCGGCGCCCAGACTGGAGGCCGAAGTGGTCAGTATTCCGAACAAACGCGACCGTTACGAGGCGCTGGCCAACCGGTTTGCAGAGCTGAGCGGAGGAACTGAAAACGTCACCGCCGTCGTGGTCGGCAGACGTGAACAGGCACAGCTGACGGGCCTGGTACGTGAGGCGCTGCAGAACGCAGGGCAGCTGGGCCGCGATGGCGTGGAGATAGAGGCCCGGCAGCCGGTCTGGCTCGACAGCAAAACGCGCCGCATGCCCGGTTCATACCGTCCCGGCATGGTGCTTGAAGATCGCGCGGACGCAAAAGAGCGTAAGTCCTATGTGATTGACCGGGTGCATGAGGATACGCGAGTCCTCTCGCTCATCGATGGTGATGGCGTGCTGACCCGGATGAAAATCGGTGATATCAGCGCTGACTGGCGTCTCTTCAGCCGTGAAACCCTCAGCGTGGCCACCGGCGAAAAACTGCTGTCCGTGGCGGGCGACCGCGAGCACAGCCTGAAGGCCAAAGATCGTCTTGAGGTGACCGGGATAAGTGAAAAGGGGATTGAGGTGAAACGGGGGGAAGACACCCTGACGCTGCCAAAAGACCAGCCGCTCTATCTGTCACATGCTTACGTGACCGCGCCGGGTGGACGGGATAACGACACCGGGGTGGTCCTGGCCGCGCTGAACAGCCGCGACATATCGACCCAGACCATGAACTCATTGGCACAGAGTGGCCACCGGGCGGAAGTGTTCACAGCCGAAGTACAGGACCGGGCTGAAGCCCGGCTGCAGCGCATGAAGACAAATGCCTCTCCCGTGCAGCTGGTCAGAAACCTGAGCGGTCACCAGGACATCAGTCAGGCGGTTGATTCACTACATGACAGAGTCCGGACTGACGCGGGCCTGGCCGTCTGGCGTGCCATTAACGACCAGCGCACCGTGGTGATCAGCGAGCTTAAGCTGGCGACGGAAGCGCAGAAATATCATCCCGACCTTGAAGCCATCGGGAATGAAATTGGCGCGATGATTAAAAATGGCGAGCTGTTGTCCGTATCCGCAGGGGGAGAGCCGGTACTGGTTTCCCGGTCCACCTGGGAGATGGAGAAAGCCATTCTGCGTGTGGTGGAGGAAGGGAAAGGTACGCAGCAGCCGTTGCTGGAACAGGTACCGGAGGCCGTGCTGAACGGCCTGACGGATGGACAGAAAAAGGCGACCACCCTGGTGCTGGGTACCACGGATCAGTTTATCGGGATTCAGGGCTATGCTGGCGTGGGGAAAACCACTCAACTGAAGGCGGTGATATCTGCACTGGAGACCCTACCGGCGGACGTTCGTCCGGTGATGACGGGGCTTGCTCCTACGCACCAGGCGGTGAAAGAAATGAGCGACGTCGGTGTCCGGGCGCAGACCATCAAATCCTTTGTCGTTGAGCATGACCAGGCGACGGCCGGAGGCGGGAAGCCTGACTATAAAGGACAGGTGTTTCTTATCGATGAGTCATCAATGGCAGGCAACCAGGATACGGCGGCACTGTTCCAGGCCATTGCCAGCGGCGGCGGACGTGCAGTCTCGATGGGGGATATCGACCAGTTTGAAGCGGTCGACGTGGGCGCGCCGTTTAAGCTGATGCAGGAGCGCAGCCCGATGGATGTGGCCATCATGAAGCAAATCGTCCGTCAGAAAGACCTGCAGCTGCGCGGCGCCGTTCACGACATCATTGATAACCGGATCGATGCGGCCCTGCAGCGGATTGAAACCCAGCCGGCTGACCGCGTGGCGCGTAGCGCTTCAGCCGCGCTCCCGGAGAGTGCGATTCAGGAAACGGAAACGCCTGTTAACGACATCGTGGCTGACTGGAAGGACCGGACACCGGAGGCGCGGTCCCGTACGCTCATCATTGCGCAGCTGAACGCCGACCGTAAGGCGATAAATGCCGGCATCCATGCCACGCTGGCAGCGCGGGGAGAACTGGGGGAGAAGGCCATTAAGGTGCCTGTGCTCGATAAAATCACCCATACCCGCCATGCGTTCAATAAAACAGAGGCCTGGGAGCCGGGAATGGTGGTTAAACGCGGTGACCGCTACCAGGATGTGGTGGCCGTTGACCGTAACGGCAGCACGGTGACGGTACGTGATGAGGAAGGGAAGATTGCTCTGGTTTCACCGAAGGAGCTGATCACCGGTGACGTGCAGCTGTTTCGCCGCAGCGAGATGGAAGTCCGTTCCGGCGATCTGCTTAAGTTCACGGCGACCGATCGCGAACAGGGGCAGATGGCCAACCAGCGCTATACGGTGGAGTCGGTCAGCGAGGAGGGGAATATCCGTCTGAAGGGGGAGAACGGTCGCGTCACCATCAATCCGGAGAAGGTCCGGGCGCAGCAGCATCTCGACTACGGCTGGGCCGTCACCGGCTACGGCGCACAGGGGGCCAGTAGCGATTATGTCATTGCGCTTGAGGGCACGAAAGACGGACGTAAGGCACTGGCTTCCCGTCGTGCCTTCTACATTTCAGCCTCACGCGTGAAAGAGCACGTCCAGATATACACCGACGGGAAAGCGGACTGGGTTAAGGCGGTAAAAACGCCGGAGCGTGATATCAAAACGGCGCACGATGCGCTGGCACCAGAAACGCAGCGCAAACAGGCGAAAGCCATCTGGGCAATGGGGCAGCCGGTGAATAAAACGGCCATCGGTCGCGCCTGGGTGCGCCATCAGGGCATGCAGGATGCGTCACTGACGGCAAAAATCATCCCGGCCACCCGGCGCTTTCCTGAACCGGCGCTGGCGCTGCCGGTGTATGACAACAATGGCAGGAGTGCGGGCCTGGCCCTGGTTTCCCTGGTTGCCAGCCCGGAAGGACGGATGACGCAGGGTGAGACCCGGATGGTCATGACAGAACGCGCCCGTGGCGCCGTGCTGCAGCGGAGTCAGTCCGGAAACACGATAGTGGCCAGCGACCTGACGGCTGCACTCGATGCAGTACGAAATAATCCAAAGGACGGCGTGGTCTGGCAAACCGGTGATGAACCACCTTCAGCATGGCTGCTTAAGGTAAGCGGTGGGACAAAACAGGATGTGTCACCAGGTATTGTCTCCACGCTGACGGACGAACAGAGCGTACAGCAGCTGCGTGAGCAAATGCTGGCAGACCTGGTTCGCAATGAAGAAGCCAGTCGGAGCAGGCAGCCGGAGTCGTTGCTAGCGGAAGTTCCACAGGAAGAGGTGATCAGACTGAAACCGGAAGACATTAACCCGCGTAAACCGGAACCACTCAACCCAGATGCAGATGTAATCGCCAGGGTGAGAGGTGAGGAAAACACCGATGGACGGGAAATAAAAGCCGCTGCAGGCGTCAGAAGTGAGCTGGAAGGTGCTGACAAGGCATCCGGTGAACAGTCGCGGGCATCGCGTGTGATTGCAGATCTGGCAAACGCGGAACGCGACATGCTCAGGGCGGCAGAAAATACTGAACGCGGCCGCACGCCGGAGCGTGAAGAACAGACTCTCACCCGAACCATTCAGAAAGAACGTTAA
- a CDS encoding DsbA family protein: protein MKANKLTALIVTTYIGFVSMAHASAPQAVFSPEQEARIGEIAADYLISHPEILVTVSQKLQEQQEVRKQKMFALSVMENQANLLHDPDTPAYGPENAKVAVIEFFDYQCVFCSRFAPELEKVMKAQPDVRYHFKEWPIFGGRWEASFQAAQQGLTVWQKKGPQAYVTYHNAIYATGHNEGKLTAEDIHGAASKAGLTTPAPGDHTASLEKNSNLAEALGLTGTPGIIVMPVSGATPDTITVFPEAVTAERLQAAILKATAR, encoded by the coding sequence ATGAAAGCAAACAAATTAACTGCATTAATAGTTACAACATACATTGGCTTTGTTTCAATGGCACACGCTTCGGCCCCTCAGGCGGTATTCAGTCCGGAGCAGGAGGCTCGTATCGGAGAAATCGCTGCCGACTATCTGATCTCCCACCCGGAGATTCTCGTGACGGTCAGTCAAAAGCTGCAGGAACAGCAGGAGGTACGTAAGCAGAAAATGTTTGCACTCAGCGTGATGGAGAATCAGGCGAACCTTCTGCATGATCCGGACACACCGGCTTACGGGCCTGAAAATGCAAAAGTCGCGGTGATTGAATTCTTTGATTACCAGTGCGTGTTCTGCAGCCGCTTTGCGCCGGAGCTGGAGAAGGTTATGAAAGCGCAGCCGGACGTCCGCTACCACTTTAAGGAGTGGCCAATTTTTGGTGGTCGCTGGGAAGCTTCATTTCAGGCAGCACAGCAGGGGCTGACGGTCTGGCAAAAGAAAGGGCCGCAGGCCTATGTCACCTATCACAATGCCATCTACGCCACCGGTCATAATGAAGGCAAACTGACGGCGGAGGATATTCACGGAGCAGCGTCAAAGGCGGGACTGACCACCCCAGCTCCTGGCGACCATACCGCATCCCTGGAGAAAAACAGTAACCTGGCTGAGGCGCTGGGACTCACCGGAACGCCGGGGATCATCGTCATGCCCGTTAGCGGAGCGACTCCTGATACCATCACGGTTTTCCCGGAAGCCGTAACCGCTGAAAGA